In Francisella orientalis FNO12, the sequence TCCAAGAAGCTGGATACTATCAATATGAGATATCAGCTTATGCAAAAAATAATTTAAGATCAGTTCATAACTCAAACTATTGGAATTTCGGTGACTATATAGGTATTGGTGCTGGAGCTCATAGCAAGATTACAAATCTTCAAACCAAAGAGATCAAAAGAACTTGGAAACACAAACATCCCAAAATATATTCACAGGAAGATAACTTTATAAAAGATTCAAATGTTGTCAGTCAGGATGATTTAGTCTATGAGTTTATGCTCAACACCCTTCGCTTACGACATGGTTTCAGCTTTGATCTATTTGAAAGGCAAACTTTTTTACCAAGGAGTATTATACAAAATAATTTACAAACGGCTATAGACAGAGGTTTACTAAAAGTAAACAAAGATAACGTCAAGCCTACATATAAGGGCTACTTATTCTTAAATGACTGTATAAATATATTTATTTAATCATCATATTCAATTTGAAATATCTTACCACTAATAGCATCAACATATACTTTAACCTCTTTATTAGCAGTATCTACACATTCAACCTCATAAACATCACTTTTGTCTTCAACGCTTATAATAGTTTTACATCTATCACTAGGTACTGCAGCTATAGCATCACTCATGTTGATTTGCGTTGAGCCTTTTTTTGGCAAAGGAACTTTACCTGTATTCGGATCTATATACAGATACTCTTCTTTGCCGACATCATTAATTACTTTTGCCTTATATACTCCATCATCAAACTCGATTTTATTGATACTTGGGTAGCCTTGAGAGTATATATTTGCAACAACCTTACTAATGGGAACTGCTGTTGATGATGGAGTATCATCTGCGTACATAACTGACATAGATATCGCCGTCAATAAAATCATCCTAGAAATTATTAGAATCTTTCTCATTTTTAACCTATTTTTTCAAAGATGATTTTAAGTTACCATTATGAATTTATAATATCAATAATATATAGACCAATAGCTATTGACCAAGAACCGTACTAACATAATTTTTAGCATGTTTTCGAAGAAATTCTATTAACTTCGTTCTATTTCTAACATGCTTTGATACTATTACTGCTTGCTTATCATGAAATATTTCTGTTGTAATTCCATCTACAGCAACAATAGATGAATTTGATATCTGTGCATAATTATCTAACAAAACACCAACTCCCAACCCCTTCTCAATCAGAGAAACTTTATGTAAGTCATCCTCAACGAGATACTTTATCTTTTTAATACTTTGACTTATATCCTTACCATCTACTGTAACATTTAAGCTAAAAGATGATTGATCTCTTCGCATAATAAAAGGAAGCTCAAAAACCCTTAGAGGATTGGCTTTCAAATCATACTTATCTAATAATTCTTGACTAACATACACTTTAGATGGTAAATTCACCGAATCTATAGTTGCACAAACCATCCAATGGTCTTGATCTATTTTCTCAAGATCTTTAGATGATATAAGAGCTATATCATAATTGTTTAATTGATAAATATAGCTATTAGCTTGATACAATAAGTAACTATCAAAAGTAAAAGTATAATCATCCTTAGTATCTATTTCATGAATATTTGGTGAAATGTAATTGACAAATGTTCTAGTACTAAAAATACGTATATACTTTAACTTATCAACGCCTTTATATTTACTAGAAAGAATACTATTTTCTAAATCCATATATAATCTATGGCAAGATGCATAGTATTTTTTACCATACTTCGTTATTTCTACTTATTACTACACGATAAATAATATTTTTTACCACAATCTGTTATATCTATTTTATTACGACTTGGACGAGTTAGCTTAACTCCTAAATAACTTTCAAGAAGTTCTAATTTATTTCGAACTGTACTAATTTCAACAGAGTAGTAATTTTTTACTGCCGTGTACGAGCCTAATTCAACTAAAGATATGAAATATCTTGTACCTTCTATTACATTCTTATCAATAACTTTTCCAAAATTTTGGCTCATACTAAAAAAACTAAAGAACAATATGTATTTGTTATATTATCAGAAAATTATCTTTATAATAATTCTAGATTTTGGTGCACCAGGCGAGACTCGAACTCGCACGTCCTACGGACACCACCCCCTCAAGATGGCGTGTCTACCAATTCCACCACCGGTGCTAAATAGAGTACTTTATTTTTTCGTACTAGTAGAACTTTGATCAATCTCTTTTTGATATTGATCATATTGACTAGCTATAGAGTTATCAGTACTAACTGAACTTATGCTAGCAGTTGTATTTTGACTTTTACCTAAATATCCTAAAGTAAGACAACATACAAAAAATACTGCCGTAAAGAATACCGTCATTTTAAATAAAAACGAAGCTGCTCCTTTACTACCAAAAACAGTATTAGAAGCACCTGCACCAAAAGAAACACCCATATTAGCGCCTTTACCTTGTTGTAGCAAAACTAGAGCTACAATAGCGATAGCTGCGATAATATCTATAGTTAAAATTATTCCGTACATATTTTATTTGCTTGATTTATTATTTCGTTAAACTCAGAAGCTTTCAAAGATGCTCCACCAATCAAGCCACCATCAACATCTGGTAAGCTTAATATATCTTTAGCATTTTCAGCTTTCAGGCTACCACCGTACACTATTTTCATATTTTTAGCAAGATTTTCATCAACTTTAGCTACAAGCGAACGAATAAATTGATGCGTTTCTTGTACTTGCTCCAAAGATGCTACCACTCCTGTACCTATAGCCCAAACAGGTTCGTAAGCTATTACAACCTTAGCAAGTTGCTCAATAGATAAATTTTCTAATATTGGACTTAATTGTATTGTTAGTACTTTTTCTAACCTTCCGCCTTGTCTATCTTCTAGCGACTCACCTATACATACAACTGGCACAACTGATGTATCTATAATTTTATTAAGTTTTTTGAAAACATCTTGATCAGTTTCACCAAACAAAGATCTTCTCTCAGAATGGCCTATAAGTAGATAATTACAACCAACATCATGTAACATCTCTGCAGATAACTCTCCAGTATATGCACCATTATCATAAAAAGTAATATTTTGCAGACCTACTCCAATTTCTTTAGGAAGCTGCGCAAGCACCTCTTTAACATATACACTTGAAGGAAAAACAGCAACAACGACTTTTTCACTATTGTAATCAACTTCCGAAATACCCTTGCAAAGCTCTTTAATGCTTGCAGAGCTACCATTCATTTTCCAATTTCCCATTATTAATTTTTGCATATCTACACCAATTTTTGTTTTACCTTTTCAACCAGATGCTCTGCTTCTTTTGTAGCTAAATCTTTAGCATCTGCTTCAACCATAACTCTCAGAACTGGTTCAGTTCCTGAAGGTCTCAACAGTACACGTCCTCGACTACCTAATCGCTCTTCAGCTTTAGCAACATCACCAACTAGCTTAGCTAAATCATCAGATGTTACTTTAAAATTAAGTGGAACATTGATCATAGTCTGTTGCATTAATTCACCAGGTAATTTAAACGCTGATACTGGTTTATCACTTTGCGAAAAAATCGCTAACAACTGAATAGCTGTCGATAAACCATCACCTGTAGTTCCAAAGTTCAGATTGATAACATGTCCTGATGACTCCCCACCTATTTTATAGCCATGCTTAACCAAATCTTCTAGAACATATCTATCACCAACTTTAGAGCGAATGAATGGTATGTTATTTGCTTTATAATGATTTTCGTAACTCATATTTGTCATCTGTGTACCCACAATACCAATAGTACCACCACAAATATTACTATATTGAGCAATAATATTTAATATTCCATCACCATCAATTTCTTGAGCATTCTCATCAACAATAATAATTCTATCTGCATCCCCATCTAGAGAAATCCCTAGGTTAGCATTATGCTCTTTAACTGCTTTTTTAATATTTGAGGTACAAGTCGCCCCACAATCAACATTTATATTTAAACCATCTGGATTAGATGCTATAGAAATATAGTCAATACCAAATCTATCAAGCAATGCTTCAAAATTATTTGAAGCAGCACCATGAGCACAATCTATGACAACTTTACCTTTATAGTTAACCAAAGAGCCAAAACTTTCAAATAAGTTTTCAATATACTCGTCTATAAAGTTTTCAGCAACCTTATAATTACCAAACTTGCACTCTGTCTGATAAATAAAATCCGAATCAATTTTAGCTTCAACTTCTTCTTCTAGAGCATCGTCTAATTTAAATCCACTTGATGAAAAAAGCTTAACACCATTATCAGTAAACTTATTATGTGATGCTGTGATTACGAATCCAGCCGCTGCTTTATATTTAGCTGTCATAAAAGCTACAATAGGTGTAGGGACTACACCTAGATCAATCACATCAATACCTGCAGCATTTAATCCAGATACTAAAGCAAATTTCAGGAATTCCCCCGAACTACGAGTATCTTGCCCAACAATAACAAACTTCGGATAATCTCTTTCATTTATTAATGCCCCAACCGCATTTCCAAGCTTTTGCATAAATTCTGCTTTTATAACAGATTTACCTACTTCACCACGAATACCATCTGTACCAAAATACTTAGCCATAATTATCCTTTAGTATTTCACTAATGCTGAAACATTATATCCTTCAAGAGTTTTTCTACCATTCAGATCTTCAAGCTCTATTACAAATATAAGACCCTCAACACTTGCTTGAGTTTTTTCGATAAGCTGAACAGTTGCTTTTGCTGTGCCACCAGTTGCTAACAGATCATCGACAACCAATACTTTATCTGTATCCTTAAAAGCATCTTTATGAATCTCTAAGCTATCACTACCATACTCTAATTGATAGCTCACTTTGTAAGTTTCTCTAGGAAGCTTGCCTGGTTTTCTTACAGGAACAAATCCTAAGCCTAAAGCTTCTGCAAGTGCTACCCCAAAAATAAACCCTCTACTTTCAGTACCAGCAATAATAGTCGGCCTTATACCTTTCGACTTCAACTCTTCAGCCATAGCTTTTGCAGTCATTTTTAAACCTTGAGGATCTGCTAATAATGGGGTGATATCTCTAAACACTATACCCGGCTTCGGAAAGTCTGGCACAGCAATGATTCTGTCTTTTATAAAATCTAAATTCATGAGAAAAATACCTTTAGAATAAATTGAAAGAAAAATAATTAAACTTGTAGTAAAATTCTATTTGGATCTTCTAACAATTCTTTAATCATTTTCAGGAATCGTACAGATGTACCACCATCAATAATTCTATGATCATAAGATAATGCTAAATACATTATTGGACGGATTTTAATCTCGCCATTTACAACTACTGGTCTTTCAACGATATTATGCATACCTAAGATCGCACTTTGTGGTGAGTTAATGATTGGTGTAGATAACATAGATCCATAAGTACCACCATTAGTAATTGTAAACGTACCACCTTGCATATCCTCTAGGCTTAATTTACCATCGCGACCCTTAATTGCTTTATCAAGCACATCTGCTTCAAGCTCCGCTAAAGATTTACCATCTATATCTCTTAAAATAGGTACTACTAAGCCTCTATCCGTACCAACAGCTATACCAATATCAAAGTAGTTATGATAAACAATCTCATCACCATCAATAGAAGCATTAACATCTGGGAACTTTTTAAGTGCTTCAGTTGCTGCTTTAATAAAGAAAGACATAAAACCAAGCTTTATATCATGCTCTTTAAGGAATATATCTTTATACTTATTTCTAAGTGCCATAACTGCACTCATATCAACCTCGTTAAACGTCGTCAAGATTGCATTAGTATGCTGAACCTCAACTAATCTATTTGCAATAGTTTGACGTAAACGAGTCATCTTAACTCTTTTTTCGTATCTTGGACCTTGGTTAGCGACTATAGTAGGCTGTTGTGTCTTGCTACTAGATACCGCTTTTTTAACATCCTCAGATGTTATACGTCCTTTCTTACCAGTACCTTCAATACTTACAGCAGAATCTAATCCACTTGCATTAAATGCTTTACGTGCAGAAGGAACTAAATGAGGATCATTACCTTTATCTTCCTGGGCTTTTGTTTCTGACTTAGGTGCTGCAGATGCCACTGCGCCTTCAATAACTTTTGCTATTAGCTCTGATGAAAGAACTGTTTCACCAGCAGGTTTTAATATTTTTGATAAAACTCCATTAGATGTCGCTGGAACTTCCATGACCACTTTGTCTGTTTCGATCTCAGCTAAAATATCGCCTTCTGCTACAGCATCACCTTCTTGCTTATGCCACTCAGAAACTGTACCATCTGCAACAGACTCTGGGAAAACAGGTGCTTTAACATCTACTTCTTTGCCAGAAGCTTGTGAAGAAACCTCCGCAACAACCTCTTGCTTTGGCTCAGAAGCTGAAGCATTAGTATCAATATTTGCTAAAAATTCTTCAGACAAGACTATATCACCTTCTTGCTTTTTGATTCCCTTTAGAATACCGCTGGCAGTGGCTGGAACTTCCATAACCACTTTATCAGTTTCGATTTCAACAATTATATCGCCTTCTTCAACAAAATCACCTTCACTTTTATTCCACTGAGCTAATGTGCCATCTGCGACAGACTCTGGAAACATAGGTACTTTTAATTCAATCATTTCTTACTCCTAGTAACAACTTAAATTTTATATTTCTAAAGCTCTATTAATAATTTCTTCTTGCTGTTTGACGTACAACGTATGATAGCCCACTGCAGGAGTAGATGACCTCTCTCTCGCGACACACAGCAACTCCTGTTTTTTTAACACAAGCTTTTCTATGAAGTGTCTAATATTATACCAAGCACCCTTATTTTGAGGCTCTTCTTGTAGCCATACAACCTTGTCAGCATGCTTATACTTAGCAAAAATATCTGCGAGTTCGTCTTGTGGAAACGGATACAACTCCTCAAGTCTTACTACAGCAATATCTTCATGAGCATCTTGCTTTTTAGCAATTAGATCATAATAAACCTTACCATTACAAAGTATAAGTTTTTTAACCTTCTCTTTATTAGCACTTGCATCATCTATAATAGATTCAAATTTACCTTTTGAGAGCTCTTCTAGTGTAGACACAGCCATAGGGTTTCTTAATAAACTCTTAGGCGTCATTACAATCAATGGCTTTCTAAGCAGTCTAATCACTTGACGTCTCAGCAAATGATATATTTGTGCTGGAGTGGTAGGAGTACAAACTTGCATATTTCTATTTGCGCATGATTGTAAAAATCTCTCTAAACGTGCTGAAGAATGCTCAGCACCAGCACCTTCTTGACCATGAGGTAAAAATAATGTCAACCCTGACAAGATACCCCATTTTTCTTCAGCCGCCACCAAAAATTGATCAATAACTACTTGAGCTGTATTTACAAAGTCACCAAACTGAGCTTCCCAAATTACTAACGAATCTGGACTATAACAACTATACCCATATTCAAATCCTAAAACACCATATTCCGATAATGTAGAATCTATAACATCAAATCGAGTTTTTCCATTAATATGTTGAAGTGGAATATATTCTCTTAGTTGTGAGCTAGTATCCATATTTTTAACAACCGCATGACGATGAGAGAATGTTCCTCTACCACTATCTTCTCCAGATATCCTTACGGAATAACCTTCATCAAGTAGTGTCGCATAAGCAAGAGATTCAGCAAACCCCCAGTTTAATGGAAGCTCGCCATTCGCCATCTTGACTCTATCTGTTATAGCTTTTTTAACCTGCATCTGAGCTTTAATTTCTTCAGGCACTGCACTCATTTTTAGAGCTAGCTCTTTAAGTTTACCCTCAGATATTGCATTGTACGTGTATTTAGTCTCTTGCTTACCAATATATGGTAACCAATCGCAGACATTAAGTTTATCTTTCACTGCTTTTCTATCAAGAATATCTATAATAACTTGACCATTATCAAGCTTACTACGATAGTTAGCATTTAATTGTGCAAGAAGATTCTCATCAACAACGCATTCTTTAAGAAGTTTTTCACTATATAATTTTAATGTCGAAGGAAGCTTTTTAATCACTTCATACATCTGTGGTTGAGTTCCTGATGGCTCATCAGTTTCATTATGTCCGTTTCTACGATAGCAAACCAAATCAATAACCACATCCTTGTTAAATTTCATGCGGTATTCAAGAGCTATATCAGCAACCTTAAGTACAGCCTCAGGATCATCGCAGTTTACATGAAAGATTGGTGCATCTACCATTTTTGCAATATCAGTTGAGTAGTTGCTACTTCTATTGACTCCGAATGCACTACTAGTAGTAAAACCAACTTGGTTATTTACAACAAGATGAACTGTACCGCCCGTTCCATACGCTTCAGTAAGTGAAAAACCAAAAGTCTCCATTACGATACCTTGCCCACAGAAAGCTGCGTCTCCATGTATCAATATAGGAAGTACTTTGTTATACACATTACCTTCCAATTTATCTTGTATCGCTTTAGCAGCACCTTCTACAACAGGATCTACCGTTTCAAGATGAGATGGGTTAAACGCTAGTGCAATTTTTGCTTCTTTACCATCAATACATCTATAGTTCGAATATCCCATATGATACTTGACGTCACCAGACAGGCTCTTTTCACTTCTCTTACCTTCAAACTCTTCAAACAAATCTTTAGGATTTTTACCCATAACGTTCACAAGAACATTTAAGCGACCTCTATGAGCCATACCTAATTGGATAAATCTTGTTGAATGTCTAGATACAGCTTTTTCTATAACATGTTGAAGAGATGGAATTAAAGATTCTCCACCCTCAAGGCCAAATCTTTTTTGACCCACATATCTTAATGCTAAATATTTCTCTAAGCCTTCTGCTGCAACCAACTGTTGCAAAATCCATTTTTTATCTGACTTCTCCGTAGATAAGTTTTTTTCAATCTTATCTTGAAGCCATAATTTTTCTTCTTTGTTACCAATGTATCTATACTCATAGCCTACACTAGATTCATAAATTGCCTTAGCTTTAGCTATTACTTCTTTCAGTGTAATATCTTTATTATCAGTAAATTCACCAAGATTAACTTTCTCAGATAAATCTTTTTCAGATAGCTCATGTGCAGTTAACTCTAGATCAGAATCTCTTTGATACTTCATTAATCCTAATGGATCAATATTTGCTGATTTGTAGCCATGAGATCGATAAGCTTTTACAAGAGCTTTTGCTTTTAAGCTTATATCACCTTCACCACTAATAACTGTCGTAGCAGTAGATCTATTTTTAGCCAAAAATTTGAACTCATCAACCAAGTCGCGATGCACAGTATCTGTTGAACTAGCTATAGAATCAAAAAAGGACAACCATTTTGGATCAATGTCCTCATAGTTACCCATAATATAATCATCATATATTGATTCAAGATATTCTAAATTACCTCCGAAGAGCTGGGTTGTTTCCAACCACTGACTAAAATCCAGTTGTTTTTTTTTCATATAAATACCTAAATGTCAGGTTTTAAATTTTACACATTTTTCTTTAATAGTGCAGATCTGATCTTACCGATAGCTTCCGTAGGATTAAGACCTTTAGGACACACAGAAACACAGTTCATAATAGTTCTACATCTAAATAGACTAAATGGATCTTTTAAGTCTTCGAGCCTTTGTTCCGTAGCAGTATCTCTTGAATCAGCAATAAATCTATATGCCTGTAACAAACCTGAAGGTCCTATAAACTTATCTGGATTCCACCAGAAAGATGGACATGATGTTGTACAACATGCACATAGAATACACTCATAAAGACCATCCAATTCAGCTCTATCTTCAGGTGATTGTAGTCTTTCTTTGACAGGAGGCTCTTCATCATTTATAAGATATGGTTTAACCTTTTCATAGTTTTTGTAGAACTGCTTCATATCAACAATCAAGTCTCTAACAACTGGCAAGCCCGGTAGAGGATTAACTTTAACTGGTTGTTTTAACTCCCCAACTGAGGTAATACATGCCAAACGGTTTTTACCATTAATATTCATGCCATCAGAACCACAAACACCTTCTCTACAAGATCTTCTCATAGCTAATGTAGGGTCCTGTTCTTTGATAAGTTCCAAAGCAGTCAAGACTTTAACTCCCTCATTTTCTACTGTGACAGTATACTCATCATAATATGGCTTTTTATCTACTTCTGGATTATATCTATAAATCTTAAATCTTACATCCATTTATCAAATCCTCGTATTAATACTTACGTTCTGCTGGTTGGAAAGCTTTAACCTTAGTAGGAGACATATTTACATCACGCTGTGATGTCTTATCACCATCTAAGAAATACAACGCATGCTTCATCCAGTTCTTATCATCTCTTTCAGGATAGTCCACTCTCGAATGCGCACCTCTAGACTCTTTTCTCTCAAGTGCTAACTTCGCTGTGGCTATCGCAGTCAATACAAGATTATCAAGTTCTAAAGCCTCTATTCTCATCATATTGAAAATTCTAGAATTATCTTCCAAAACAGCATTATCAAGTCTTTCTCTAATTTTGAATAATTTATTAAGACCTTCTTTCATTGTACTTTCTTGTCTAAACACCGAGAAGTATTGTTGCATAGTCTGCTGAAGCTCTTTTCTAAGCACTGCTATTTTTTCTTGACAACCTCTTTGCTCAGAAGTATCCCACTTAGTGATTCTAGCAGTAGCTTTTTCAATATTCTCTTGCGAAACTTCTTTTGAAGGCATACCTTCTTTCAAACTTTGCTCAGCATGCATGCCTGCAGCTCTACCAAACACAACTAAATCTAACAATGAGTTACTACCAAGTCTATTTGCACCATGCACTGATACAGAAGCGCATTCACCAACGGCATATAAGCCTCCAATGACTTTATCTTCGCCATTCACCTGAGTAATTACTTGACCATGCTTGTTAGTTGGTATCCCACCCATTTGATAATGACAGGTAGGTACAACTGGTATTGGCTTCTCAACAGGATCAATACCAGCAAAAGTTCTACCCAACTCTCTAACTGTAGGTAATCTCTCATCAATAACTTCTTCACCAAGATGAGTCAAATCCAACCAGACACAGCTTGTTCCAGAGAAAGTATTACCACGACCTTCCATAATTTCTTGTTGCGATGCACGCGACACAACATCACGACAAGCAAGATCTTTTGCATTAGGAGCATATCTCTCCATAAATCTCTCGCCATCTTTGTTACGTAGCACACCACCTTCACCTCGGCAACCCTCAGTAACCAGAACTCCCGCTCCAGCAATACCCGTAGGGTGGAATTGCCAAAACTCCATATCCTGAAGTGGTAAACATGCTCTTAAAGCAAGACCCATACCATCACCTGTGTTGATATAAGCATTAGTACTAGATTCGTATATACGACCTGCTCCGCCAGTAGCCAATATTGTAATTTTTGCCTTTAAGAAGACCGTTTCTCCTGTTTCTATACTAAGAGCTATTACACCAGCTATACTTCCATCATCAGCTTTGACCAAGTCAACAGCAAACCATTCTGTATAAAAATCAGTCTTATGAGAAAGATTACCTTGATACAGAGTGTGCAAAAGCGCATGCCCAGTTCTATCAGCTGCAGCACAAGTTCTCTCTGCCTGATTAGCGGGATCACAATTTCTAGACATACCACCAAATGCTCGCTGATATATCTTACCGTTTTTTAGTCTTGAAAAAGGCATACCCATATGCTCTAACTCAATAATTGACTGTGGTGCATGTTCACACATGTATTCGATCGCATCTTGATCACCAATATAGTCAGAACCTTTAACAGTATCATACATATGCCACTTCCAATCATCTGAAGGCAATCCGTCATTAAACTCAACATTCCCTAGTGCCGCTGCAATACCACCTTGAGCTGCAACAGTATGGGATCTAGTAGGAAAAACTTTAGAAACAACAGCAGTTTTAAAACCTGACTGCGACAACTGAAAAGATGCTCTTAAACCAGCACCACCAGCACCAATTACAATAGCATCAAATTCTTGCGTAGCTATACTCATAAAAATAACCTCTTAGTAGAAAAATAAAACCGCAAATAACCAAAAAAAGCAGAATGCATAGACTAATACAAAGCTCAACATAATAAGAGCTGATGCCCAAGCACACTTAATATAGTCACCACAAATAATCCAAATACCTACCCAAGCATGAAAAAACATCGCCAAATAAGCCATCAATGTAGCAACTCTAAAAAACATACTATCTGTGAACAATCCTCTCCAGCTATCATAGTTAAGCCCTCCAGCATGAGATAAGCACAAAGTCTGAAGAATAAGATAACCAAAATAAACAGCAATAAC encodes:
- the sdhA gene encoding succinate dehydrogenase flavoprotein subunit, which encodes MSIATQEFDAIVIGAGGAGLRASFQLSQSGFKTAVVSKVFPTRSHTVAAQGGIAAALGNVEFNDGLPSDDWKWHMYDTVKGSDYIGDQDAIEYMCEHAPQSIIELEHMGMPFSRLKNGKIYQRAFGGMSRNCDPANQAERTCAAADRTGHALLHTLYQGNLSHKTDFYTEWFAVDLVKADDGSIAGVIALSIETGETVFLKAKITILATGGAGRIYESSTNAYINTGDGMGLALRACLPLQDMEFWQFHPTGIAGAGVLVTEGCRGEGGVLRNKDGERFMERYAPNAKDLACRDVVSRASQQEIMEGRGNTFSGTSCVWLDLTHLGEEVIDERLPTVRELGRTFAGIDPVEKPIPVVPTCHYQMGGIPTNKHGQVITQVNGEDKVIGGLYAVGECASVSVHGANRLGSNSLLDLVVFGRAAGMHAEQSLKEGMPSKEVSQENIEKATARITKWDTSEQRGCQEKIAVLRKELQQTMQQYFSVFRQESTMKEGLNKLFKIRERLDNAVLEDNSRIFNMMRIEALELDNLVLTAIATAKLALERKESRGAHSRVDYPERDDKNWMKHALYFLDGDKTSQRDVNMSPTKVKAFQPAERKY
- the sdhD gene encoding succinate dehydrogenase, hydrophobic membrane anchor protein, translating into MGVLLMAVISLTSSGIKDFFVQRVTAVVIAVYFGYLILQTLCLSHAGGLNYDSWRGLFTDSMFFRVATLMAYLAMFFHAWVGIWIICGDYIKCAWASALIMLSFVLVYAFCFFWLFAVLFFY